One genomic segment of Spirochaeta cellobiosiphila DSM 17781 includes these proteins:
- the rpoB gene encoding DNA-directed RNA polymerase subunit beta, with protein MFKRDKAIERTYMGVEYEEVMELPNLVDIQLASYEKFLQREVLSKGLTPNEQGLEDVFQSVFPIESPSGDLVLEYAGYTLDEEAKKLSEAECKQKGLTYAVPIKAQINLIFQSTGEIRQKSIYMGDIPLMTERGTFIINGAERVVVSQIHRSPGVVFSDEKGVYSSRIIPYRGSWLEFEIDQKKELVYAKIDRKKRILGTLFLRALGYDSREKLIDVFYKKEKVVIAGDKAKDEGLVNKYLARAVFVGEGEESRKLYKAGDKIHPHDLDELLHSNVNEVEIIDFNHPESLHSAMILNCFEREETKYTKDSSEQDEPTKEDALSAVYAVLMPGEPITVESAEKDLNSMFFTSRRYDLGRVGRYKLNKKFGFDIDTDTHVLTKDDVTATMGFLIKVYSGEANVDDIDHLGNRRVRSVGELLANSLKTAFSRMERISKERMSLKEAETLKPQDLISIKPIVAAIKEFFGSSQLSQFMDQVNPLSELTHKRRLNALGPGGLSRDRAGFEVRDVHYTHYGRMCPIETPEGPNIGLIVSLAGYTRVNDYGFLETPYRKVVNGKATKEVEYLSAMDEEKYYIAQANAKINKEGEFLENLVSVHRTGDYTTKPAEDIQYMDVSPKQIISVSSSLIPFLEHDDANRALMGSNMQRQAVPLLFPEPPRVGTGMEAKAAYDSGVLVKSKRAGVVEYVSATKCIVKPDDAKDEWDRDEYIFQKFQRTNQDTCLNQRPVVKLGQKVAAKQVLADGPATYGGELALGRNLLVGFVPWNGYNYEDAILISENVVKNDVFTSIHIKEYVTEVRETKLGPEKLTRDIPNTGEKALDNLDEEGIVRVGAKVNSGAILVGKVTPKSETETTPEFKLLNSIFGEKAKEVRDTSLRAPHGLDGTVIDIQRLRRSEGDDLSPGVDEQVKVLIATKRKLREGDKMAGRHGNKGVVARVLPQEDMPYMADGTSLDICLNPLGVPSRMNLGQIMESELGLAGWALDEWYSTPVFQSSTNEMIENKLESAGFDKTSKVTLYDGKTGVSFVNPVTVGVMYVLKLHHLVDDKMHARSTGPYSLVTQQPLGGKAQFGGQRLGEMEVWALEAYGAANTLQELLTIKSDDMTGRAKIYEAIVKGENAATVGIPESFNVLVQELRGLALDVAIYDSKDRQIPLTERDEELISRQGSHF; from the coding sequence ATGTTTAAGCGGGACAAGGCAATAGAGCGTACATACATGGGTGTTGAGTACGAAGAAGTTATGGAATTGCCTAACCTGGTTGATATTCAGCTAGCTTCATACGAGAAGTTTTTGCAAAGGGAAGTTCTGTCTAAAGGGTTAACGCCTAATGAGCAGGGCCTAGAAGATGTGTTCCAATCTGTTTTCCCTATCGAAAGTCCAAGTGGAGACCTAGTTCTTGAATACGCAGGTTATACTTTGGATGAGGAAGCGAAAAAGCTTTCTGAAGCTGAGTGTAAACAGAAAGGACTTACTTATGCTGTGCCTATTAAGGCTCAAATTAATCTGATTTTTCAAAGTACAGGTGAGATACGTCAAAAGAGTATCTATATGGGAGATATCCCACTTATGACTGAAAGGGGTACCTTTATAATTAATGGTGCTGAACGTGTTGTTGTAAGTCAAATTCATAGATCACCTGGTGTCGTTTTCTCAGATGAAAAGGGTGTTTATTCCTCTCGAATAATACCTTATAGAGGTTCATGGTTAGAGTTCGAAATTGATCAGAAGAAAGAACTTGTTTATGCAAAAATTGATAGGAAAAAAAGAATCTTAGGTACTCTTTTCTTAAGAGCCTTAGGTTATGATTCCCGTGAAAAACTCATTGATGTTTTCTACAAGAAAGAAAAAGTTGTCATAGCTGGTGATAAGGCTAAAGACGAAGGCCTTGTAAACAAATATTTAGCAAGGGCTGTTTTCGTCGGCGAAGGTGAGGAATCTCGTAAGTTATACAAAGCTGGAGATAAAATTCATCCCCATGATCTAGATGAGCTTTTGCATAGTAATGTAAATGAAGTAGAAATAATTGATTTTAATCATCCTGAATCACTTCATTCTGCTATGATTCTCAATTGTTTTGAACGTGAAGAAACTAAATATACAAAAGATAGTTCTGAACAGGATGAACCAACTAAAGAAGATGCTCTTAGTGCGGTTTATGCAGTTCTAATGCCTGGTGAACCTATAACTGTAGAGAGTGCTGAGAAGGATTTGAATTCTATGTTCTTTACTTCTCGGCGTTACGATTTAGGTCGAGTTGGGCGATACAAATTAAATAAAAAATTCGGTTTTGATATCGATACAGATACTCATGTCCTCACAAAGGATGATGTGACTGCTACTATGGGATTCCTAATTAAAGTCTATAGTGGTGAAGCAAATGTTGATGATATTGATCACCTAGGAAATAGACGTGTTCGATCTGTAGGCGAGTTACTAGCAAACAGCTTGAAAACAGCCTTTTCCCGAATGGAGAGAATTTCCAAAGAAAGAATGTCTTTAAAAGAGGCAGAAACTCTTAAGCCTCAGGATTTGATCTCTATTAAACCAATTGTTGCTGCTATTAAAGAGTTTTTTGGGTCTTCTCAATTATCTCAGTTTATGGATCAGGTTAATCCCTTGTCTGAACTGACACACAAAAGACGTCTTAATGCGTTAGGACCTGGTGGTTTATCCAGAGATCGAGCAGGTTTTGAAGTTCGTGACGTCCACTATACCCATTATGGTCGTATGTGTCCTATTGAAACACCTGAAGGTCCAAACATCGGTTTGATTGTTTCTCTCGCAGGTTACACAAGAGTCAATGATTATGGTTTTCTTGAAACTCCTTATCGAAAGGTTGTCAATGGTAAAGCTACTAAGGAAGTCGAATACTTATCTGCTATGGATGAGGAAAAGTATTACATTGCCCAGGCTAATGCCAAAATCAATAAAGAAGGCGAGTTCTTAGAAAATCTTGTGTCAGTGCACAGGACTGGTGACTATACAACGAAACCGGCAGAAGATATTCAGTACATGGATGTAAGTCCTAAACAGATTATATCAGTATCTTCCTCATTGATTCCCTTTTTAGAGCATGATGATGCTAACCGGGCATTGATGGGATCAAATATGCAACGTCAGGCTGTTCCCTTGCTATTCCCTGAACCACCTCGAGTAGGGACAGGTATGGAAGCTAAAGCAGCCTATGATTCTGGAGTTCTTGTTAAGTCAAAGAGAGCCGGTGTTGTTGAATACGTATCTGCTACGAAATGTATAGTTAAGCCAGATGATGCAAAAGATGAATGGGATAGAGATGAGTATATTTTTCAAAAATTCCAACGAACTAACCAGGATACCTGTCTAAATCAGCGACCTGTTGTTAAGTTGGGTCAGAAAGTCGCTGCTAAACAAGTATTGGCAGATGGTCCAGCTACTTATGGTGGTGAGCTTGCTTTAGGGAGAAACTTACTTGTAGGTTTTGTTCCCTGGAATGGATATAATTATGAAGATGCCATATTAATCTCTGAAAATGTTGTAAAGAATGATGTTTTTACTTCAATTCATATAAAAGAGTATGTGACTGAAGTAAGAGAGACTAAATTAGGACCAGAGAAATTAACAAGAGATATTCCTAATACTGGTGAAAAAGCTCTTGATAACTTAGATGAAGAAGGAATTGTGAGGGTTGGGGCAAAAGTCAACTCTGGTGCAATTTTGGTGGGAAAAGTTACTCCCAAGTCTGAAACTGAGACTACGCCTGAGTTTAAACTACTTAACTCAATCTTTGGTGAAAAAGCCAAGGAAGTTAGAGATACTTCTTTAAGAGCTCCTCATGGTCTTGATGGTACTGTAATAGATATACAACGTTTAAGAAGAAGTGAAGGAGATGATTTATCTCCCGGTGTTGATGAACAGGTTAAAGTTCTTATTGCTACTAAGCGAAAGCTTAGAGAAGGGGACAAAATGGCCGGTCGGCATGGTAATAAAGGGGTTGTAGCCAGGGTTCTTCCTCAGGAAGATATGCCTTATATGGCAGATGGTACATCCTTGGATATATGTTTGAACCCTCTTGGTGTTCCTTCTCGTATGAACCTTGGTCAGATTATGGAATCAGAATTAGGTTTGGCAGGATGGGCACTGGATGAATGGTATTCAACACCCGTATTCCAGTCATCAACTAATGAAATGATTGAAAACAAGTTGGAATCAGCAGGATTTGATAAAACTTCCAAAGTTACTCTTTATGATGGAAAAACAGGTGTTTCTTTTGTTAATCCTGTAACCGTTGGTGTAATGTATGTTCTTAAGTTGCACCACTTAGTTGACGACAAAATGCATGCCAGATCTACTGGTCCTTATTCCCTGGTGACACAACAGCCCTTAGGTGGTAAGGCTCAATTTGGTGGTCAACGACTTGGAGAAATGGAAGTGTGGGCACTGGAAGCTTATGGTGCTGCAAATACCCTTCAGGAATTGTTGACAATTAAGTCAGATGATATGACTGGGCGTGCTAAGATTTATGAGGCCATTGTTAAGGGCGAAAATGCTGCAACAGTTGGTATTCCAGAATCTTTCAATGTTTTGGTACAAGAATTAAGAGGTTTGGCATTGGATGTTGCCATATATGACTCGAAAGACAGACAGATTCCTTTAACTGAAAGGGACGAGGAGCTGATAAGTCGTCAAGGAAGCCATTTCTAG
- the nifA gene encoding nif-specific transcriptional activator NifA produces the protein MHDKPQGQSLDSRVQELSILFEISQILDRSIDLKQSINPILQSLAEHLQILRGTITLLNRQTGEIFIEEAYGLSNSQQEKGRYQLGEGITGKVVQTGQSVVVPRISDEPAFLNKTGARKGMRKRDISFICVPVKIGNETIGAFSADRPYEEEGHLDRYVQLFSIVASMIAQAVKIRQSLQEERQKLMEENSRLKHELQEKFRPANIIGSSPTMQAVFDLIAQVCKSEATVLIRGESGTGKELVAHAIHYNSYRAQGPFIKVNCAALPETVIESELFGHEKGAFTGAINTRKGRFEMADGGTIFLDEIGDLAPMTQVKLLRVLQEQEFERVGGNKTIRTNVRIIAATNRNLEEAMITHDFREDLYYRLNVFPIHIPPLRDRRTDIMLLTDYFVEKYASKNHKAIRRISTSAIDLLTSYHWPGNVRELENCIERAVLMSSDEVIHAHHLPPSLQSAESTGTSFSGTLAETLDNMEREIILDSLKTSRGNMAKSARALGITERIMGLRVKKHGIDPSYYK, from the coding sequence ATGCATGACAAGCCACAGGGACAATCACTGGATTCACGAGTCCAAGAGCTATCAATACTCTTTGAAATCAGCCAAATCCTCGATCGTTCAATTGATTTAAAACAAAGTATAAATCCCATACTTCAATCACTTGCTGAACACCTACAAATACTACGAGGCACAATCACCTTATTAAATAGACAAACAGGTGAGATCTTTATTGAAGAAGCTTACGGACTGAGTAATAGTCAACAAGAAAAAGGACGTTATCAACTTGGTGAAGGCATTACAGGTAAAGTTGTGCAGACAGGCCAATCTGTAGTAGTACCCAGGATAAGTGATGAACCGGCTTTCCTCAACAAAACAGGAGCCCGCAAAGGAATGAGGAAAAGAGATATTTCTTTCATATGCGTTCCCGTAAAAATCGGTAATGAGACCATCGGAGCCTTCAGCGCTGATCGACCTTATGAGGAAGAAGGTCATCTTGACAGATACGTACAACTTTTTTCTATTGTAGCCAGTATGATAGCTCAAGCTGTTAAAATAAGGCAAAGCCTTCAAGAAGAAAGACAAAAACTAATGGAAGAAAATTCTAGACTGAAACATGAGTTACAGGAAAAGTTTCGGCCAGCTAATATAATAGGTTCAAGCCCAACTATGCAGGCAGTCTTTGACCTCATAGCTCAAGTATGCAAATCAGAAGCAACGGTATTAATCAGAGGGGAATCTGGAACAGGTAAAGAATTAGTAGCCCACGCCATACATTATAATAGTTATAGAGCTCAGGGACCTTTCATAAAGGTTAACTGTGCCGCACTACCGGAAACAGTTATTGAAAGTGAGTTGTTCGGGCATGAAAAAGGGGCTTTCACAGGAGCTATAAATACAAGAAAAGGTAGATTCGAAATGGCCGATGGCGGTACTATTTTCCTAGATGAAATCGGAGATCTTGCCCCAATGACTCAAGTAAAACTACTTCGCGTTCTTCAAGAACAGGAATTTGAACGTGTAGGTGGTAACAAAACTATCAGAACCAATGTTCGCATTATTGCTGCTACCAATCGAAACTTGGAAGAAGCTATGATTACCCATGACTTCAGAGAAGACTTATATTACAGATTGAATGTCTTCCCCATACATATTCCACCATTACGTGACAGAAGAACAGATATAATGTTATTGACGGATTACTTTGTTGAGAAATATGCTTCTAAAAATCATAAGGCGATAAGAAGAATATCTACTTCTGCAATTGATCTTTTAACCAGCTACCACTGGCCAGGAAATGTTCGAGAACTTGAAAATTGTATAGAGAGAGCGGTCCTCATGAGTTCTGATGAAGTCATTCACGCTCACCATTTACCTCCTAGTTTACAATCTGCAGAATCCACAGGTACAAGTTTTTCAGGAACGCTAGCGGAAACCCTGGACAATATGGAAAGGGAGATTATTCTGGATAGCTTAAAAACCTCACGAGGCAATATGGCAAAATCTGCTCGTGCTTTAGGGATAACAGAAAGAATCATGGGATTACGAGTTAAGAAACACGGTATTGATCCCTCCTACTATAAGTAG
- the rplJ gene encoding 50S ribosomal protein L10: MSEKKIQPKKVEAVAALKESFGRVNDFFFTDYRGLTVEQITELRTKLRGLNAEYKVVKNNFAKIAFREMEGEDVDEYLVGPTAVALALDESGPVAKALLEFAEENPIAVKGGLIAGGSYDHKQVEAYSKLPTRIELIQKLMGTMNAPAQNMVYVLNGVTTKLVRTLQAVADQKAAN; encoded by the coding sequence ATGAGTGAGAAGAAGATACAACCCAAAAAAGTTGAAGCTGTAGCAGCTTTAAAAGAAAGTTTTGGTAGAGTAAATGATTTTTTCTTTACAGATTATCGAGGCTTAACAGTAGAGCAAATAACTGAGTTAAGAACCAAGTTACGTGGTCTTAATGCGGAGTATAAGGTTGTAAAAAACAACTTTGCTAAAATTGCTTTTCGTGAAATGGAAGGTGAGGATGTTGATGAGTATTTAGTAGGACCAACAGCTGTTGCTCTTGCTTTAGATGAATCAGGACCTGTAGCTAAGGCTCTATTAGAGTTTGCTGAAGAAAATCCTATAGCTGTAAAAGGTGGTTTGATTGCTGGTGGTTCTTATGACCATAAGCAAGTTGAAGCTTATTCCAAGCTTCCAACAAGAATTGAACTTATCCAAAAACTTATGGGTACAATGAATGCTCCTGCACAAAACATGGTTTATGTGCTTAATGGGGTAACTACAAAGCTTGTTAGAACTTTACAAGCTGTGGCTGATCAAAAGGCTGCTAACTAA
- the nusG gene encoding transcription termination/antitermination protein NusG: protein MAKGWYVLHTYSGYENKIEKYIRMLMEDGSLGGAVFDIKVPSEEVVEVKDGKKRTVNRKFLPGYILLEMDLPNLGWKSVVSHIRKINGVTGFVGATGTNVKPQPISQDEARTILMKTGEIKADKAYRSTQTYAIGEQVRVVDGPFESFTGSVEEVNLEKAKLRVMVGIFGRSTPVEVDFSQVEKI from the coding sequence ATGGCCAAAGGTTGGTATGTTCTTCATACATATTCAGGGTATGAGAACAAGATAGAAAAGTACATTCGAATGCTCATGGAGGACGGGTCCCTAGGTGGGGCCGTTTTTGATATTAAGGTTCCTTCTGAGGAAGTTGTAGAAGTTAAAGATGGTAAGAAAAGAACAGTGAATCGTAAATTCTTACCTGGATACATTTTGTTAGAAATGGACCTTCCAAATCTTGGGTGGAAATCTGTTGTATCACACATCAGAAAGATTAATGGAGTTACTGGCTTCGTTGGTGCTACTGGTACTAATGTGAAGCCTCAACCCATAAGTCAAGATGAGGCTAGGACTATTTTGATGAAAACTGGTGAAATAAAAGCTGATAAAGCTTACCGTTCGACCCAGACCTATGCTATTGGTGAGCAAGTTCGGGTTGTTGACGGACCTTTTGAATCTTTCACTGGTTCTGTAGAAGAAGTTAATCTTGAGAAGGCTAAATTACGTGTGATGGTCGGTATATTTGGTCGATCAACACCTGTAGAAGTGGATTTTTCTCAGGTTGAAAAGATTTAA
- the rplA gene encoding 50S ribosomal protein L1, giving the protein MKRGKKYQEALKKYDRVKLYTMDEAVSKVKEMAFAKFDEAVEVSVNLNLKKSHTIRDTLVLPNQFAEGKKILVFAKGDKAQEAKDAGAAFVGDSDLIDKIKGGWLDFDVAVATPDMMKDVGRLGPILGRRGLMPNPKTQTVTTDVKGAIAQLQQGRVEFRADKGGIVHLLIGKVSMDAEKIVENVRTFVTELEKRRPTDLKGDYIKTIALSSTMGPGVKVQVKDN; this is encoded by the coding sequence ATGAAGCGTGGAAAGAAATATCAGGAAGCCCTGAAAAAGTACGATCGAGTTAAGTTGTACACTATGGATGAGGCTGTCAGCAAAGTAAAAGAAATGGCTTTTGCTAAGTTTGATGAAGCCGTTGAAGTAAGTGTTAACTTAAATCTTAAGAAATCTCACACCATTCGAGACACTTTAGTTCTTCCTAATCAGTTTGCTGAAGGAAAGAAAATTCTTGTCTTTGCAAAGGGTGATAAAGCTCAGGAAGCTAAAGATGCTGGTGCTGCCTTTGTTGGTGACAGTGATCTTATCGATAAGATTAAAGGTGGCTGGTTAGATTTTGATGTTGCAGTTGCAACACCCGATATGATGAAAGATGTAGGTCGATTAGGGCCGATTCTTGGTCGAAGAGGGTTAATGCCTAATCCCAAAACTCAAACAGTGACTACTGATGTTAAAGGGGCTATTGCTCAACTTCAACAAGGTCGAGTTGAGTTTCGAGCTGACAAGGGTGGGATTGTCCACTTATTAATTGGTAAAGTCTCAATGGATGCTGAAAAGATTGTTGAAAATGTTCGAACTTTTGTAACAGAGCTCGAAAAAAGACGTCCAACAGATCTTAAAGGTGATTACATTAAGACTATCGCTCTATCTTCCACTATGGGACCTGGTGTTAAGGTTCAAGTGAAGGATAACTAA
- the rpmG gene encoding 50S ribosomal protein L33, whose product MAKGKKGAVELISLTCSECGRRNYTTSKNRRNIQGKMEFNKYCKWDKKHTTHKESKIK is encoded by the coding sequence ATGGCAAAAGGAAAAAAAGGCGCAGTAGAGCTAATTTCTTTAACTTGTTCTGAGTGTGGAAGACGTAACTACACTACGAGTAAGAACAGACGAAACATTCAGGGTAAGATGGAATTTAACAAGTACTGCAAGTGGGATAAGAAGCACACTACCCACAAAGAATCTAAGATTAAGTAA
- a CDS encoding P-II family nitrogen regulator — MKLITAYIQPHKLTDVKQELYAKDIFKISVTNAMGAGQQKGYQESYRGVDVEVNLLKKVRIEIAVNDEFVDTTIEAIIKGARTGEIGDGKIFVTTLDECIRIRSGEKGKDAIG, encoded by the coding sequence ATGAAATTAATTACGGCTTATATTCAACCACACAAGCTAACTGATGTTAAGCAGGAACTATACGCCAAGGATATTTTCAAGATTTCCGTTACCAATGCCATGGGCGCTGGCCAACAGAAAGGCTATCAAGAATCTTATCGTGGTGTAGACGTTGAGGTTAACCTTCTAAAGAAAGTCCGCATTGAAATTGCTGTTAACGACGAATTTGTTGACACAACAATTGAAGCGATCATAAAAGGAGCCAGAACTGGGGAAATCGGAGATGGAAAAATCTTTGTAACAACTCTTGATGAATGTATCCGAATCCGAAGTGGAGAAAAAGGTAAAGACGCTATAGGTTAA
- a CDS encoding ammonium transporter, whose product MKKIIFILLALCMATGVAFADETVADQLASFSAAFDMIWLIIAAALVFLMQAGFAMVETGLTRAKNAGNIIMKNLMDFSVGAIAYFAVGWAIMYGNAYAGEDGFLGFFMAYNPEVYDMSAIFRDWMFQVVFAATAATIVSGAMAERTKFTSYLLYSVVVSAVIYPVVGHWTWGEGFLYGLDFHDFAGSTIVHSTGGWAALAGAIMLGPRIGKYVKVDGKITVKAIQGHNLPLASLGVFILWFGWYGFNAGSTLSGTDTDIAHVAMTTTLAASAGAILAMITIWIIGGKPDPSMTLNGALAGLVGITAGTWVINPIGAIIVGAIAGVLVVLSVEFFDKILHIDDPVGAVSVHGVCGAWGTIAVGLFADGTKGGENPITGLFYGGGVGQLGVQLIGVVSVFVFVFLSALALFFVIKLVIGLRVSEKEELQGLDIEEHGSEAYHGFQIFTNL is encoded by the coding sequence ATGAAAAAAATTATTTTCATCTTACTGGCTCTTTGCATGGCAACTGGTGTTGCATTTGCAGATGAGACAGTAGCTGATCAGCTGGCATCGTTCTCTGCTGCCTTTGATATGATTTGGCTCATCATTGCTGCTGCCCTTGTATTCTTAATGCAAGCTGGTTTTGCCATGGTTGAAACAGGTCTGACACGGGCTAAGAATGCTGGTAATATTATTATGAAGAATCTTATGGACTTCAGCGTTGGTGCTATAGCATATTTCGCAGTCGGTTGGGCGATTATGTATGGAAATGCCTATGCTGGCGAAGATGGGTTCCTAGGATTCTTTATGGCTTACAATCCAGAAGTATATGATATGAGTGCTATATTCCGAGATTGGATGTTCCAGGTAGTGTTTGCAGCGACAGCAGCTACTATTGTTTCTGGTGCTATGGCTGAAAGAACTAAATTCACTTCCTATCTTCTCTACTCTGTTGTAGTCTCCGCTGTTATTTATCCTGTAGTAGGACATTGGACTTGGGGAGAAGGGTTCTTATATGGATTAGATTTCCATGACTTTGCAGGATCTACAATCGTACACTCAACTGGCGGTTGGGCAGCTCTAGCTGGTGCAATTATGTTAGGGCCCAGAATTGGTAAGTATGTAAAAGTAGATGGTAAAATCACTGTAAAAGCGATCCAGGGTCACAACCTGCCTCTAGCTTCACTCGGTGTATTCATACTCTGGTTTGGTTGGTATGGTTTTAACGCAGGATCTACATTAAGCGGAACTGACACTGACATTGCACATGTAGCAATGACAACAACTCTAGCCGCTTCTGCAGGTGCCATTCTTGCTATGATTACAATATGGATTATTGGTGGTAAGCCTGATCCTTCTATGACGCTTAACGGAGCCCTAGCTGGTCTTGTAGGTATCACAGCTGGTACTTGGGTTATTAATCCTATTGGAGCTATTATTGTAGGTGCTATTGCTGGTGTGTTAGTTGTTCTGTCTGTAGAGTTCTTCGATAAAATCCTTCATATTGATGATCCCGTTGGTGCCGTATCCGTTCACGGTGTATGTGGTGCTTGGGGTACAATAGCTGTTGGTCTTTTTGCTGATGGTACAAAAGGAGGAGAGAACCCTATCACTGGATTATTCTATGGTGGAGGCGTTGGTCAGCTTGGAGTACAGCTAATTGGAGTTGTCAGTGTATTTGTATTCGTATTCTTATCAGCACTGGCTCTATTCTTTGTGATCAAATTGGTTATCGGACTTCGAGTATCTGAAAAAGAAGAACTTCAAGGTCTTGATATTGAGGAACACGGATCAGAAGCATACCATGGTTTCCAGATCTTTACGAACCTATAA
- the rplL gene encoding 50S ribosomal protein L7/L12 — MALSTDEILEAIAGMTVLEVSELVKAMEEKFGVTAAAPVAVAAAGGAAPAAAAEEQTEFDVILKSADASKKIPVIKEVRAITGLGLKEAKELVEAGGKAVKEAVSKEEAEEIKGKLEAAGAAVEVK, encoded by the coding sequence ATGGCACTTTCAACTGATGAAATTTTAGAAGCAATCGCGGGAATGACTGTTCTCGAAGTATCTGAGCTTGTTAAAGCAATGGAAGAAAAATTTGGAGTAACTGCAGCTGCTCCTGTAGCTGTTGCAGCTGCTGGTGGTGCAGCTCCTGCTGCTGCTGCAGAAGAACAGACTGAGTTTGATGTTATTCTTAAGTCTGCTGATGCAAGTAAGAAAATTCCTGTAATCAAAGAAGTTCGAGCTATCACTGGTCTTGGACTAAAAGAAGCTAAAGAACTTGTTGAAGCAGGTGGAAAGGCTGTTAAAGAAGCCGTTTCTAAAGAAGAAGCAGAAGAGATTAAAGGAAAACTTGAAGCTGCAGGCGCTGCTGTTGAAGTTAAATAA
- the rplK gene encoding 50S ribosomal protein L11 — MAKKKVTAIIKLQVPAGKATPAPPVGPALGPHGVSAPQFVQQFNDATKNFEAGLTIPVVISVYSDRSFTFITKTPPAAVLIKKACKIQSGSAEPHKVKVATLKKDDLKSIAELKMPDLNANDIEMAMNIIAGTARSMGVEVEK, encoded by the coding sequence ATGGCTAAGAAAAAGGTTACTGCAATTATTAAATTGCAAGTTCCTGCAGGTAAAGCAACCCCAGCACCCCCAGTAGGTCCTGCTTTAGGTCCTCATGGTGTAAGTGCTCCTCAGTTTGTTCAACAGTTTAATGATGCAACAAAAAACTTTGAAGCTGGTTTGACTATACCTGTAGTAATCTCGGTTTATAGTGACCGAAGTTTTACTTTTATCACAAAAACTCCACCTGCTGCTGTACTTATTAAGAAAGCTTGTAAGATACAGTCTGGTTCTGCAGAACCTCATAAGGTGAAGGTTGCAACTCTTAAAAAGGATGATCTTAAGTCTATCGCAGAACTTAAGATGCCTGACTTAAATGCTAACGACATTGAAATGGCAATGAATATTATTGCTGGTACTGCTCGTAGTATGGGTGTAGAGGTGGAGAAGTAA
- the secE gene encoding preprotein translocase subunit SecE, with the protein MKKIKAFIEESINEMKKVVWPGKESVMSSIRVVFVSTVLFAIFFGVVDYLLMNGLYLIF; encoded by the coding sequence ATGAAAAAGATTAAAGCCTTTATTGAAGAATCAATCAATGAAATGAAGAAGGTTGTTTGGCCTGGGAAAGAAAGTGTTATGTCATCAATACGCGTAGTATTTGTGTCAACTGTTCTTTTCGCCATTTTTTTTGGTGTAGTAGATTACCTCCTAATGAACGGTCTTTATTTGATATTCTAA
- a CDS encoding DMT family transporter encodes MIYLILTLGIAAASSSIIMIKFSTMSPLWLSSLRLFIAVLALSPLFINEVKKHKKEEVFGWIKKAIIPGILLSLHFMTWIFSARLIPAANSTLIVNLSPLAMPAIIFILARQRITRLEFIATIWALIGVYILIGQDFSLSKDYLQGDAVSLISMLLFTLYLALANKWGKGIPLWGYLVPLYFTAAIIAMLGAIIQRAPLDLMNDYNWLNALLLGLIPTVMGHSIFNYSMTKIRPQIVTLANLSQVVFASVYGFLFFDEIPTWNLYVAAAFILSAAYIALRPKKKHG; translated from the coding sequence ATGATTTACTTAATACTTACCCTGGGAATAGCCGCTGCTTCAAGTTCTATTATTATGATCAAGTTCTCAACTATGTCACCATTATGGCTAAGTAGTTTAAGACTTTTTATAGCAGTATTAGCATTAAGCCCCCTCTTTATAAATGAAGTTAAAAAACACAAGAAGGAAGAAGTATTTGGCTGGATAAAAAAGGCCATCATTCCAGGTATACTTCTAAGTCTGCATTTTATGACATGGATATTTTCAGCTCGTTTAATTCCAGCAGCCAATTCTACTCTAATCGTTAATCTTAGCCCCCTGGCTATGCCAGCAATCATATTTATACTAGCTAGACAAAGAATAACCAGATTGGAATTTATTGCTACAATATGGGCACTCATAGGTGTTTATATACTTATTGGTCAAGATTTTAGCCTATCAAAAGACTACCTTCAAGGTGATGCTGTAAGCCTTATATCAATGCTTTTATTTACTCTATACCTGGCCTTGGCTAATAAATGGGGAAAAGGAATTCCACTTTGGGGATACCTAGTCCCTCTATACTTTACAGCTGCTATCATAGCCATGTTAGGAGCAATAATACAGAGAGCCCCACTAGATTTGATGAATGACTATAATTGGCTAAATGCTTTACTGTTAGGATTAATTCCAACGGTCATGGGACATTCCATATTCAATTATTCAATGACTAAGATTCGCCCCCAAATTGTTACCTTAGCCAACCTATCCCAAGTAGTATTTGCCAGTGTATATGGTTTTTTGTTTTTTGATGAAATCCCCACATGGAACTTATATGTGGCGGCAGCTTTCATATTAAGTGCAGCCTACATTGCTCTAAGGCCCAAGAAAAAACATGGATAA